A genomic region of Pseudomonas migulae contains the following coding sequences:
- a CDS encoding DMT family transporter, which yields MKHAAYIAFALLGLIWGTNFIFMKWAAAWITPTQIVFLRVLFGFLPILAFALWRRSLSWAHLRHSHHFLVMALLATVIYYYAFAKGTSLLLSSVAGMLSGAIPLFSFVTAWLFLRAEPLNARTAFGIFLGFLGVILIARPWNSLAAGVDVSGVLYMIAGSLSVGCSFVYARRFITPLGLSPLALSTYQIGFALVLITLITDMHGMPRISADPVALVGVILGLGLAGTGIAYILYYFIVQRLGALAASGVTYIPPVIALLIGTLLVGEPIKTLDLLAMLLILGGVYVLQSGKKNPTVGPTAVIKAST from the coding sequence ATGAAACACGCTGCGTACATTGCATTCGCCCTGCTTGGTTTGATCTGGGGCACCAACTTCATTTTCATGAAGTGGGCGGCCGCCTGGATCACACCCACGCAGATCGTGTTTCTCAGGGTGTTGTTCGGGTTCCTGCCGATTCTGGCGTTTGCGTTATGGCGGCGCAGCCTGAGTTGGGCGCACCTGCGGCACAGCCATCACTTTCTGGTCATGGCGCTGCTGGCGACGGTGATTTACTACTACGCCTTCGCCAAAGGCACTTCGCTGTTGCTGTCCAGCGTCGCCGGAATGCTCAGTGGCGCAATTCCGTTGTTTTCCTTCGTGACCGCGTGGTTGTTCCTGCGTGCCGAACCGCTGAACGCCCGCACGGCGTTCGGCATTTTCCTGGGGTTTCTCGGGGTGATTCTGATTGCCCGACCCTGGAACAGCCTGGCAGCCGGTGTCGATGTCAGCGGCGTGCTGTACATGATCGCCGGTTCGCTGAGCGTCGGCTGCTCGTTCGTCTACGCGCGGCGCTTCATTACGCCGCTGGGTTTGTCGCCACTGGCGCTGTCGACTTATCAGATCGGTTTTGCCCTGGTGCTGATCACGTTGATCACCGACATGCACGGAATGCCGCGAATCAGCGCCGATCCGGTCGCGCTGGTGGGCGTCATTCTCGGGTTGGGCCTGGCCGGGACCGGCATTGCGTACATCCTTTATTACTTCATCGTGCAACGCCTGGGCGCCCTCGCCGCTTCGGGTGTCACGTACATTCCACCGGTGATTGCGCTGTTGATCGGCACGCTGCTGGTGGGCGAACCGATCAAGACCCTGGACTTGCTGGCGATGCTGCTGATTCTGGGTGGGGTCTACGTCCTGCAGTCCGGAAAGAAAAATCCCACGGTCGGCCCTACCGCTGTCATCAAAGCCAGCACCTGA
- a CDS encoding tautomerase family protein, producing the protein MPLVRVDIKNNPDPTFAKRVGKLIYTAMHTTIGVPENDNFQILAEHDANHFIYDPTFMGIERTDNLVIIQITLMEGRTTEQKKLLYKTIADSLNAELAVRLEDVFINLVEVKRENWSFGNGIGQFAG; encoded by the coding sequence ATGCCCCTCGTTCGCGTCGATATCAAAAACAATCCGGATCCGACCTTTGCCAAGCGTGTCGGTAAACTGATCTACACGGCCATGCACACCACCATCGGTGTCCCCGAGAACGACAATTTCCAGATCCTCGCCGAACATGATGCCAATCACTTCATCTATGACCCGACGTTCATGGGCATCGAGCGCACCGACAACCTGGTGATCATCCAGATCACCTTGATGGAAGGCCGCACCACCGAGCAGAAGAAACTGCTCTACAAAACCATCGCCGACAGCCTGAACGCCGAACTGGCCGTTCGCCTGGAGGACGTCTTTATCAATCTGGTGGAGGTCAAGCGCGAGAACTGGTCGTTTGGCAACGGCATCGGGCAATTCGCTGGCTAA
- a CDS encoding tautomerase family protein: MPLVRVDIKKHQDPAFAKRVGQQIYAAMHSTIGVPEHDNFQILAEHDEHHFIYDPQYLGISRTDSLVFIQITLSEGRTVEQKKLLYKTIAERLNTELAVRLEDVFINLVEVKKENWSFGHGVAQYAL; this comes from the coding sequence ATGCCACTGGTTCGCGTCGACATCAAAAAACATCAGGACCCCGCCTTCGCCAAACGCGTCGGCCAACAGATCTACGCCGCCATGCACAGCACCATCGGCGTGCCGGAGCACGATAACTTCCAGATTCTCGCGGAGCACGATGAGCATCACTTCATCTATGACCCCCAATACCTGGGCATCAGCCGCACGGATAGTCTCGTATTCATTCAAATCACCCTGAGTGAAGGCCGCACCGTCGAGCAGAAGAAGCTGCTCTACAAAACCATCGCTGAGCGGCTGAACACCGAGCTGGCGGTGCGGCTGGAGGATGTGTTCATCAATCTGGTGGAGGTGAAAAAAGAGAACTGGTCGTTTGGCCATGGTGTCGCCCAGTACGCGCTCTGA